From Mus musculus strain C57BL/6J chromosome 17, GRCm38.p6 C57BL/6J, the proteins below share one genomic window:
- the Calm2 gene encoding calmodulin-2 isoform 2 (isoform 2 is encoded by transcript variant 2), translated as MRSLGQNPTEAELQDMINEVDADGNGTIDFPEFLTMMARKMKDTDSEEEIREAFRVFDKDGNGYISAAELRHVMTNLGEKLTDEEVDEMIREADIDGDGQVNYEEFVQMMTAK; from the exons ATGAGGTCCCTGGGGCAGAACCCCACAGAAGCAGAACTGCAGGACATGATCAATGAAGTAGATGCGGATG GTAATGGCACAATTGATTTCCCTGAATTTCTGACAATGAtggcaagaaaaatgaaagacacaGACAGTGAAGAAGAGATTAGAGAAGCATTCCGTGTGTTTGATAAG GATGGCAATGGCTATATTAGTGCAGCAGAGCTTCGCCATGTGATGACAAACCTTGGCGAGAAGTTAACAGATGAAGAGGTCGATGAGATGATCAGGGAAGCAGACATTGACGGGGACGGTCAGGTAAACTACGAAG agtttgTACAAATGATGACAGCGAAGTGA
- the Calm2 gene encoding calmodulin-2 isoform 1 (isoform 1 is encoded by transcript variant 1): protein MADQLTEEQIAEFKEAFSLFDKDGDGTITTKELGTVMRSLGQNPTEAELQDMINEVDADGNGTIDFPEFLTMMARKMKDTDSEEEIREAFRVFDKDGNGYISAAELRHVMTNLGEKLTDEEVDEMIREADIDGDGQVNYEEFVQMMTAK from the exons GCTGACCAACTGACTGAAGAGCAGATTGCAG AGTTCAAAGAAGCTTTCTCACTATTTGACAAGGACGGGGATGGGACAATAACAACAAAGGAGCTGGGGACAGTGATGAGGTCCCTGGGGCAGAACCCCACAGAAGCAGAACTGCAGGACATGATCAATGAAGTAGATGCGGATG GTAATGGCACAATTGATTTCCCTGAATTTCTGACAATGAtggcaagaaaaatgaaagacacaGACAGTGAAGAAGAGATTAGAGAAGCATTCCGTGTGTTTGATAAG GATGGCAATGGCTATATTAGTGCAGCAGAGCTTCGCCATGTGATGACAAACCTTGGCGAGAAGTTAACAGATGAAGAGGTCGATGAGATGATCAGGGAAGCAGACATTGACGGGGACGGTCAGGTAAACTACGAAG agtttgTACAAATGATGACAGCGAAGTGA